In the Dolichospermum flos-aquae CCAP 1403/13F genome, ACTTTGGTTTGGCAACCATGAACGTCATTGGTTTAATTGTGGCTATATTTATCGGCACAGGATTAGTTAACAAAGAAATCGAAAAACGGACTATTTTAGTATTAATTGCCAAACCCATCAGCCGCAGTGAATTTATTGCTAGTAAATATTTAGGGTTATCAGCAGTTATCGCTGTCCTCATTACTGCAATGACAATAATTTATTTAGGATTCTTACAACTTGGTCAAGTATCCTATCCGGTTACTAGCATTTTTCTGGCTACGCTATTCATCTTTTTTCAATTATGTTTAATTACTGCCGTAGCCATTACTTTGGGCGTTTTTACCAGTTCACTAATAGCCACAGCCCTAACATTTGCAGTGTATTTAATGGGGAATGTTACTCAAGATTTAGTGGCATTAGGTAAATTAAGTCAGAATCCTGGTATGGAACGCATTACCCAAAGTTTATATCTAATTTTGCCAGATTTATCTAGATTAGATTTAAAGAATGATGCTGTTTACGGTTTGCAAGCACTACCTGATACAATTACATTAATTACCAATGCGGGATATGGTTTGCTTTATAGTTTTATGTTGTTAGCGATCGCCA is a window encoding:
- a CDS encoding ABC transporter permease; translated protein: MNVIRTVVMAKNVFQEVIRDRILYIIGFYAIILGIAFRAIPEFTVTAFDKIFLDFGLATMNVIGLIVAIFIGTGLVNKEIEKRTILVLIAKPISRSEFIASKYLGLSAVIAVLITAMTIIYLGFLQLGQVSYPVTSIFLATLFIFFQLCLITAVAITLGVFTSSLIATALTFAVYLMGNVTQDLVALGKLSQNPGMERITQSLYLILPDLSRLDLKNDAVYGLQALPDTITLITNAGYGLLYSFMLLAIAILIFLRREF